The Blautia hydrogenotrophica DSM 10507 genome window below encodes:
- a CDS encoding HAD-IB family phosphatase — protein sequence MYKNIVFVDFDGTITMEDTLVGAIRLFSDPREFKEYNDKLTKGEMTLSQVVRYAFDGAPSELLPKMLDYVDGVAVRKGFSEFLSAMKDLGIPVVVISGGVRQFSERKLAPYREQLEELHAVDLDVSGPKMKLISQYDDGNELLKKTDVMALYQYEHAIGIGDSFTDMKMSQAVDTVFARDLLAKYLDKLGKPYFPYETFYDVTEVIRERFRP from the coding sequence TTGTACAAAAATATTGTGTTTGTCGATTTTGACGGGACAATTACTATGGAGGATACCTTAGTCGGAGCAATACGTTTGTTCTCGGACCCAAGAGAGTTCAAAGAGTATAACGACAAGCTTACAAAAGGCGAGATGACTCTCAGTCAGGTAGTGCGTTATGCTTTTGATGGGGCTCCTTCAGAATTGCTGCCGAAAATGCTGGACTATGTAGACGGCGTCGCTGTGAGGAAAGGGTTCTCAGAATTTTTGAGTGCTATGAAAGACTTGGGGATTCCTGTGGTGGTCATCTCAGGGGGTGTGAGACAGTTTTCTGAGCGGAAGCTGGCGCCATATCGTGAACAGTTAGAAGAATTGCACGCGGTAGACCTGGATGTCAGCGGACCGAAGATGAAGCTGATCTCCCAGTATGACGATGGAAATGAACTGTTGAAAAAGACAGACGTGATGGCACTGTATCAATATGAACATGCGATTGGAATCGGTGACAGCTTTACGGATATGAAGATGTCTCAGGCAGTGGATACTGTCTTCGCCCGAGATTTGTTGGCGAAGTATCTGGATAAATTGGGAAAACCTTATTTTCCGTATGAGACATTTTATGATGTGACAGAAGTGATTCGAGAAAGATTCCGTCCATAA
- a CDS encoding helix-turn-helix domain-containing protein, translated as MKKEYGYPTLKVICQASAGNETAIREILKFYDAYICKLCLRPFYHSESGKIIMQVDEELKGQIHTEMMKAILKFEIRVK; from the coding sequence ATGAAAAAAGAATATGGCTACCCTACATTAAAAGTAATATGTCAAGCGTCTGCTGGAAATGAAACTGCCATAAGAGAGATTTTGAAGTTTTATGACGCTTATATATGTAAATTATGCTTGCGTCCGTTTTACCACTCTGAAAGTGGTAAAATCATTATGCAGGTTGATGAAGAATTAAAAGGTCAAATCCATACAGAAATGATGAAAGCAATCTTGAAATTTGAAATCAGAGTAAAATAA
- a CDS encoding RNA polymerase sigma factor — MNPSSFEHIVRIQFNALMMTVIKCTVKNRNRQFARRSKREVLFCELSDTKNVECVTKDNYSCDYISFEVLNFTIQISNEKLAVALYKLSNKERDVILLRYFQSMSDQEIAELYHVSRSAIYRRRSNGLKKLKTVLKERN, encoded by the coding sequence ATGAACCCATCTTCTTTCGAGCATATCGTTAGAATACAGTTTAATGCTTTGATGATGACTGTTATTAAATGCACAGTAAAAAACAGAAACAGACAGTTTGCAAGACGTTCTAAGCGTGAAGTTTTATTCTGTGAATTATCAGATACGAAAAATGTTGAATGTGTAACTAAGGATAACTATTCTTGTGATTACATTTCGTTTGAAGTCTTGAATTTTACAATTCAAATATCAAATGAGAAACTTGCTGTTGCTTTATATAAGTTATCGAATAAAGAGCGTGATGTAATTCTATTACGCTATTTTCAAAGTATGAGCGACCAAGAAATAGCCGAATTATATCATGTATCACGTTCTGCTATTTATCGCAGAAGAAGTAACGGATTGAAGAAACTAAAAACAGTATTGAAAGAAAGGAATTGA
- a CDS encoding TetR/AcrR family transcriptional regulator, with the protein MKTTKEAVIKATSDLADEKGLNNVSLKAVAQKLNIRTPSLYNHIESLDNLLLEVAHNGMRDMNERMMKIAVGKIGKEAIKLVSIEYLNYMIEHPGVYETIQWAVWHGTEETATIFNNYLSLLTTLIQSCSLNKDKTLEILNMLTGIIHGYTTLQLGNAFSASDKVRFELAEAIDTLLVGIFQKYK; encoded by the coding sequence ATGAAAACCACTAAAGAAGCAGTAATAAAAGCAACATCAGACTTAGCAGATGAAAAAGGATTAAATAACGTTTCGTTAAAAGCTGTTGCTCAAAAATTAAACATTCGTACACCATCTTTATATAATCACATAGAAAGTTTAGATAATCTTCTTTTAGAAGTTGCTCATAATGGTATGCGTGACATGAATGAAAGAATGATGAAAATTGCCGTTGGAAAAATAGGGAAAGAAGCAATTAAGTTAGTTTCTATCGAATACCTAAACTATATGATTGAACACCCCGGAGTTTATGAAACAATTCAATGGGCTGTGTGGCACGGAACAGAGGAAACAGCAACCATTTTTAACAACTATCTTTCATTATTAACTACTCTTATCCAATCGTGCAGTCTTAACAAAGACAAAACACTTGAAATATTAAATATGCTTACTGGAATAATTCACGGTTATACAACTTTGCAATTAGGAAACGCTTTTTCTGCCTCAGATAAAGTTAGATTTGAATTAGCTGAAGCGATAGATACTTTATTAGTCGGGATTTTCCAGAAGTATAAATAA
- a CDS encoding helix-turn-helix domain-containing protein, with amino-acid sequence MEHYEKKISFLGENIQTIRKHRGMKQQELADKIGINMQSLSKIERGVNFPTFDTLEKIMDVLGVMPNELLSGEWKYVNQSEKEVCQFLRIEERLNAELKHGHYDNFFDSEEEWLEYELEKLREYITDYINGKSIVASDLYPIKEFIQHLKFQKLLDRYDDLYSMDMFGESIEGHKYRTPYQVVKMINPNSKEDMELLREVLKNNHFDDEDE; translated from the coding sequence ATGGAGCATTATGAAAAGAAAATCAGTTTCTTAGGAGAGAACATACAGACCATAAGAAAACACAGAGGAATGAAACAACAGGAACTTGCGGATAAAATCGGTATCAATATGCAGAGCCTTTCCAAGATTGAACGAGGTGTGAATTTTCCTACCTTTGATACATTAGAAAAGATAATGGACGTGCTGGGTGTAATGCCCAATGAATTATTATCGGGAGAATGGAAGTATGTTAATCAATCCGAAAAGGAAGTCTGCCAGTTTTTAAGAATTGAAGAACGATTAAATGCAGAACTAAAACATGGACATTATGACAACTTCTTTGACAGCGAGGAAGAATGGCTGGAATATGAGTTGGAAAAGTTACGGGAATATATTACCGACTACATCAACGGGAAAAGTATTGTAGCGTCCGACCTTTATCCAATCAAAGAATTTATCCAGCATTTGAAGTTTCAAAAACTGTTAGACCGCTATGATGATTTATACAGCATGGATATGTTCGGGGAAAGCATAGAGGGACATAAATATAGGACACCTTATCAAGTCGTAAAAATGATAAACCCCAATTCAAAAGAAGATATGGAATTATTACGGGAAGTATTGAAAAATAACCATTTTGATGATGAGGACGAATAA